A DNA window from Zingiber officinale cultivar Zhangliang chromosome 3A, Zo_v1.1, whole genome shotgun sequence contains the following coding sequences:
- the LOC122053441 gene encoding laccase-14-like, translating into MRVREGDTLLVHVVNLSPYNISIHWHGVFQKQSGWADGANMITQCPIRPGGSYNYRFNVSGQEGTLWWHAHTSFLRATVHGALIIRPRNHSFPFRKPYRQVPILLGEWWNADVVDVEKQAFLTGGGIVNISNAFTINGKPGHLYTRCKNRMYKLEVVAGKTYLLRIINSAITSQLFFKIAGHAFTVVAVDASYTKPYDTDVVVIAPGQTVDALIVTDAPSARYYMAARPYFSSLNGPPSFDNTTATAIMRYTDADDEPPQMPRMPAFNDTSTAHRFYTNLTGLRRSGAPTVPLEVEEHMFVTFVLGVLPCDPAQLVCNRSRGTLGASMNNVSFLFPTAMSLLEAHFRGFHAEYQSDFPDRPPAMFDFTNNSLNTDPRLAPLLRTQRGTKVKKVKYNATVEMVLQNTAIIGIDNHPLHLHGFNFFVLAQGFGNYNATTARSRYNLVDPQVRNTIGVPAEGWAVIRFVANNPGVWIMHCHLEQHVPLGLATVFVVEDGITPDSVLPPPPPDLVRILCPEPFLSPCPTADRMVQIISQGYLAHHKDTAHILKMS; encoded by the exons ATGAGGGTCCGGGAAGGCGACACACTGCTCGTGCACGTCGTCAACCTCTCGCCCTACAACATAAGTATTCACTG GCACGGGGTATTCCAGAAGCAGAGCGGGTGGGCGGATGGGGCGAACATGATCACGCAGTGCCCGATTCGACCCGGCGGCAGCTACAACTACAGGTTCAACGTGAGCGGGCAGGAAGGCACGCTGTGGTGGCACGCCCACACCTCTTTCCTCCGCGCCACCGTCCACGGCGCTCTCATCATCCGCCCCAGAAACCACTCCTTCCCCTTCCGCAAGCCGTACCGGCAAGTCCCCATACTGCTCG GCGAGTGGTGGAACGCCGACGTGGTAGACGTGGAAAAGCAGGCGTTCTTGACCGGCGGCGGCATCGTCAACATTTCCAATGCCTTCACTATCAATGGCAAGCCCGGCCACTTGTACACCCGATGCAAGAATC GCATGTACAAACTTGAGGTGGTTGCCGGAAAGACCTACCTACTTCGCATCATCAACTCCGCAATCACCAGTcagctcttcttcaagatcgccGGCCACGCCTTCACAGTGGTCGCCGTCGATGCCAGCTACACCAAGCCCTACGACACCGACGTGGTGGTGATTGCGCCGGGCCAAACGGTCGATGCCTTGATTGTCACGGACGCTCCCTCTGCTCGCTACTACATGGCCGCTCGGCCCTACTTCAGCTCTCTCAACGGCCCGCCCAGCTTCGACAACACCACGGCCACGGCCATCATGCGCTACACCGACGCCGACGACGAGCCTCCGCAGATGCCACGTATGCCGGCGTTCAACGACACCTCCACCGCCCACCGGTTCTACACCAACTTAACCGGTCTTCGGAGGTCAGGGGCGCCCACCGTCCCCCTGGAGGTGGAGGAGCACATGTTCGTGACCTTCGTCCTGGGGGTGCTGCCCTGCGATCCAGCCCAGTTGGTGTGCAACAGGAGCCGAGGCACGTTGGGTGCCAGCATGAACAACGTCTCCTTCCTGTTCCCCACCGCCATGTCGCTGCTGGAGGCGCACTTCAGGGGCTTCCACGCAGAGTACCAATCAGACTTCCCAGACCGCCCTCCGGCGATGTTCGACTTCACGAACAACAGCTTGAACACCGATCCCCGCCTCGCTCCGCTCCTCCGCACGCAGAGGGGAACCAAGGTGAAGAAAGTGAAGTACAACGCGACGGTGGAGATGGTGCTGCAGAACACCGCCATTATCGGCATAGACAACCACCCCCTGCACCTTCATGGCTTCAACTTCTTCGTGCTCGCGCAAGGCTTCGGAAATTACAATGCCACGACGGCGAGAAGTCGATACAATTTGGTGGATCCACAAGTGAGGAACACAATTGGTGTACCTGCCGAAGGATGGGCTGTAATTAGATTTGTGGCCAACAATCCAG GAGTGTGGATTATGCACTGCCATTTGGAGCAACACGTGCCATTAGGGTTAGCAACAGTTTTTGTGGTAGAAGATGGAATCACGCCGGACTCAGTTCTTCCTCCACCTCCTCCGGActtagttcggatcctctgtcccgaaccctttctgtccccgtgtcccactGCCGATCGGATGGTCCAGATTATATCTCAAGGATATCTTGCACATCACaaggatactgcacacatcttaaagatgtcatga
- the LOC122053497 gene encoding rapid alkalinization factor-like, translated as MSKSLPAAASSSPSPNMHPLLPLFLLLLLLQQQQTSAESAAAGALACGGNGNGRGSCLVEQGMAVEMELSSEESRRLLWAVTEKKYISYDALKGDSVPCSKPGVPYYNCHTFPTAGPYTRGCQVISGCRGDTP; from the coding sequence ATGTCAAAATCCCTGCCagctgctgcttcttcttctccttccccaAACATGCATCCTCTGCTTCCCCTgttcctcctcctcctgctgctgcagcAGCAGCAGACCTCTGCAGAAAGTGCAGCCGCGGGGGCGCTGGCTTGCGGTGGGAATGGAAACGGAAGGGGATCATGCTTGGTCGAGCAGGGCATGGCCGTGGAGATGGAGCTGAGCTCGGAGGAGAGCAGGAGGCTGCTGTGGGCCGTCACGGAGAAGAAGTACATCAGCTATGACGCTCTCAAGGGGGACTCCGTGCCCTGTTCCAAGCCCGGAGTCCCTTACTACAATTGCCACACCTTCCCCACCGCCGGCCCCTACACCAGAGGCTGCCAAGTCATTAGCGGCTGCAGAGGCGACACTCCTTAG
- the LOC122050928 gene encoding probable magnesium transporter NIPA2 has protein sequence MVISTDNVRGFSLALSSSVFIGSSFIIKKIGLKKASSYGISAGSGGFSYLYEPLWWLGMVTMIVGEVANFAAYAFAPAILVTPLGALSVIVSAVLAHFVLDEKLHIFGVLGCVLCVVGSTSIVLHAPQEKNIESVKEVWDLATEPGFIAYSCVVIILVIVLVIQFAPRYGRTHLIVYVGICSLMGSLTVMAVKAVGIALKLTFSGMNQFVYAQTWFFTVVVITCCLFQLNYLNKALDTFNTAVISPVYYVMFTTLTIFASMIMFKDWSTQNASQIVTELCGFITILSGTFLLHMTKDMGNPVTTEPTRLTERELSNHH, from the exons ATGGTAATATCCACTGATAATGTTCGGGGCTTTTCTCTGGCCCTTTCCTCAAGCGTTTTTATCGGATCAAGCTTTATAATAAAGAAGATCGGTTTAAAGAAGGCAAGCTCCTACGGAATCAGTGcag GTTCCGGAGGATTCTCATATTTATATGAGCCCTTGTGGTGGCTGGGAATGGTTACTA TGATTGTTGGTGAGGTTGCTAATTTTGCTGCATATGCATTTGCTCCAGCAATACTTGTTACTCCTTTGGGAGCTTTGAGTGTTATAGTCAG TGCAGTGCTTGCACATTTTGTGTTGGATGAGAAGCTACACATATTTGGTGTCCTTGGTTGTGTCCTTTGTGTTGTGGGATCAACTAGTATAGTTTTGCATGCACCTCAAGAGAAGAATATTGAGTCAGTTAAGGAAGTGTGGGACCTAGCTACAGAACCAG GTTTCATTGCTTACTCATGTGTGGTTATCATCCTAGTAATTGTTCTAGTTATACAGTTCGCTCCGCGATATGGTCGAACGCATTTGATTGTCTATGTTGGCATTTGCTCATTGATGGGCTCTTTGACA GTTATGGCTGTCAAAGCAGTGGGTATTGCTTTAAAGCTTACGTTTTCTGGAATGAATCAATTTGTATATGCTCAGACTTGGTTTTTCACAGTTGTCGTGATAACTTGTTGTCTTTTTCAGTTGAACTACTTGAACAAG GCATTGGACACTTTCAACACTGCAGTGATTTCTCCTGTCTACTACGTTATGTTCACTACTCTCACTATATTTGCCAGCATGATCATGTTCAAG GACTGGTCTACACAGAATGCATCACAGATTGTTACGGAGCTTTGTGGCTTTATCACAATTCTCTCAGGAACTTTCCTTCTTCATATGACAAAGGACATGGGGAATCCTGTGACCACAGAGCCAACCAGATTGACGGAGAGAGAACTGTCAAACCACCACTAA